TGCGCCCGGTTCGTAAATCCGGTGGACGCAACAATATGGGCCGCATCACATGCCGCCATCGCGGCGGCGGTCATCGCCGGCACTATCGCGTGATCGATTTTAAGCGGAACAAATTTGGCGTTCCCGCCAAGGTTGCCACCATCGAATATGATCCCAACCGCACAGCCCGCATCGCCCTGCTTCACTATGTGGACGGCGAAAAGCGCTACATCATTGCCCCCGAAGGTATTAGCGTGGGCATGAAAGTGATGTCCGGCCCTGAAGCCGAAATCTCGCTGGGCAACGCAATGCCATTGGAACGCATCCCGTTGGGCTCCATGGTGCATAATATTGAATTGAAAAAAGGCCGCGGTGGACAGATTGCCCGTTCCGCCGGAGCTTATGGTCAGGTTGTGGCCAAAGACGGTGACTACGTTCATGTGAAAATGCCTTCGAACGATGTCCACCTGATTCGCAAGGAATGCCTTGCCACAATCGGTCAGGTCAGCAATGCCGACCACACCCTGATCCAGATTGGAAAAGCGGGCCGCAAACGCTGGATGGGAATTCGACCCACAGTTCGCGGCGTGGTGATGAACCCACACGATCACCCCATGGGCGGTGGTGAGGGAAAAACCTCTGGTGGACGCCATCCGGTTTCACCCTGGGGCAAGCCTGCCAAAGGTGGCAAAACCCGCAGAACCCGCAAGTATTCCGATAAATATATCGTGAAAGCCGTGAAAAAGAGATAAAGGAAGGAAAAAATGGCACGTTCAATCAAGAAAGGTCCCTTTGTCGACGATCATCTGCTGAAGAAAGTGGAAATCCTGAACGCCGGCACGAAGAAAAGTGTGATCAAGACCTGGTCACGTCGTTCCATGATCATCCCCTCTTTTATCGGCCACACTTTTTCGGTTCACAACGGTCACAAATTTGTGCCGGTGTATGTGACTGAAAACATGGTGGGTCACAAGTTGGGAGAGTTTTCCCCAACCCGCACCTATCGTGGACATAAAGATAAGAAAAAAGGCAGATAAGGGAGCACTTAAATGGAAGCGACAGCCAAACTACGTTTTGCCCGCGGTTCAGCCCGCAAAGCCCGTCTGGTTTTAGATCAGATCCGCTATAAGAGCGTTCCCGAAGCCCAGGGTATCCTGCGTTTTTCCCGTCGTCGGGCAGCTGGCCCCATCGGTAAATTGCTGGATTCCGCAGTGGCAAACGCCCTTGTTAAAGAACCCCGCCTCGATCTGAAGCAGATGTATGTGACCGAGGCCATGGCCGACTCCGGCCCACAGATGAAACGCTACAGACCCAGGGCTCATGGCAGGGCCTATATGATTCGCAAACAGACCTGTCATATCTCCCTGGAAATTCGTAAAATAGAGGAATAGGAGGAATACCTTGGGACAAAAAATACACCCCATTCTTTACCGTATCGGTGTGAATAAAGACACTGAATCGATCTGGTTTGCCCAGGGTTCCACCTATGTGGACTACCTGCTGGAAGACATCCAGATCCGAGAATACATCCACAAGCGCCTGGCGCAAAAGATGGTTTCCCGCGTGCAAATCTCGCGCAAAACCAGCTCCATCACCATTGATATCCACACCGCCCGTCCGGGTTTGGTGATTGGTAAAAAAGGTGAAGACATCGACCGTCTGCGCAACGAGCTCAACGTTCTGATCAACAAGAACCGCCCCACACCCGTCACCGTTCTGATCAATATTGAACAGATTGAAAGGATGTGGCTGGATGCTAGGTTGGTGGGACAGGAAATCGCGCGCCAACTGGAGGAAAGGGTTGCTTTCCGCCGCGCCATGAAGCTGGCCATCCGCAACGTGATGCGAGACGGAGCGGAAGGCGTGAAAGTTCAGGTTTCAGGCCGTCTTGGCGGCGCGGAAATCGCCCGCACCGAGCGCTATAAACAGGGTCGTACCCCACTTCATACCCTGCGTGCCGATATTGATTATGCCCACGTGGAAGCAAACACCACCTACGGTGTAATTGGCATCAAGGTATGGATTTACAAGGGCGACATCCTGGGTTAGGAGAAGGTAAATGTTAGCACCAAAAAAAGTTAGATATCGTAAAATGATGAAAGGCCGTCGCAGAGGCCTTGCCTGGACCGGAAGCAACGTCGATTTCGGCGATTACGGTCTCATTGCCCTTGAGGACGCTTTCATCACCAGCCGCCAGATTGAAGCCGCTCGTATTGCCATCACCAGGCACATGAAGCGCGTGGGAAAGGTCTGGATCCGCATATTTCCTGATAAGCCCATCACCAAAAAGCCTGCCGAAACCCGCATGGGAAAAGGAAAAGGCGCTCCCGAATATTGGGTGGCGGTGGTGCGTCCCGGCCGCGTTCTTTTTGAACTGGAAGGCGTGGATTTGAAGGTTGCCAAAGAGGCAATGCGCCTGGCAGCACACAAGCTTCCAATCAAAACCCGCATGATTGCCCGGGAAGGAGTTGAGCTATGAAGATGGACGAAATCCGCAAAATGAGTGTGGAAGAACTGAACGCCCGGCTGGAAGAGCTGCGCGTTGAACTTTTCAACCTGCGCTTTCAAAAATCGAAAAACCTGCTGGATCGCCCGGACAGGATGCGCATCGTGAGAAGGGAAATTGCCCGCATCAACACATTTTTGAACGCAAAGGAAGTGAGGTAAACCGTGGCTGAACCCCGTAAAATGATAAAACAGGGCGTGGTGGTGAGCGATAAGAACGACAAGACCATTGTGGTTCGTGTCCAACGCCAATTCACGCATCCATTGTATAAAAAAACCGTGCGCCGCCACAAAAAGTTCATGGCACACGACGAGAACAACGACGCGAACATCGGAGACGTGGTCCAAATCGTGGAATTCCGTCCGATGAGCGCTCGCAAACGCTGGGCTCTGCACAAAATTGTCGAGCGCAGCAAATAATATGGGAGTTTTGGAATGATTCAAGCCGAAACTATGTTGAATATCGCCGATAACTCCGGTGCCCGCAGAGCTCAGTGTATCAAGGTTCTGGGCGGCACCAGACGTAAATACGCCAGCGTTGGCGACGTCATAGTTGTTGCGATCAAATCCGCCACACCCGGCGGCAAGGTTAAAAAAGGCAGCGTTGAACGTGCCGTGATCGTTCGCACCGCGAAAGAGATCAGACGCGCGGATGGAACCTATATCCGTTTTTCAGATAACGCAGCCGTGATCATCGACGAAAAGCACGACCCCAAGGGAACCCGCATCTTTGGCCCGGTGGCACGCGAACTTCGCGAGCATGCCTATATGAAGATAGTTTCCCTGGCGCCGGAAGTGCTGTAGGGAGATAGTGATGCCAAAGAAAATGAAAATCAAAAAAGGCGACTACGTGATTGTGATCTCCGGTGAGGATAGAGGCCGTAAAGGCCGCGTTCTCAAATCTTTTCCCAAGGTCAACAAAGTGGTGGTGGAAAAAGTGCACATGATCAAGAAACACTCGAAGCCTTCACAAACCAACCCCCAGGGCGGCATCATCTCCAAAGAGGCGCCCATCAATGCCTCAAACGTGATGCTGTTCAACGAAAAACTGAATACCGTTACCAAACCGGTTTTCAAAGCCCGTGAAGGGCGACGAGTCCGCGTTTGCAAAAAAACCGGTGACGAACTGTAAAAGAGGGGAAAATGAACAGAATTCAAGAACAATATCGTAAGGCGGTGGTCCCTGCGCTCGAAAAGCGCTTTGAATACAAAAACCCGCATCAGGTTCCCAGTTTGAACAAAATCGTGGTGAGCATGGGCGTGGGTGAAGCCACCCAGAATAAGGCCCTGCTGGACAACGCCGTGAAGGACTTGGAGCAGATAACTGGACGCAAGCCCATCGTCACCAAGGCGCGCAAATCCATCTCGAACTTCAAGCTGCGTCAAGGCATGCCCATCGGCTGCAAGGTGACCTTGCGCGGAGAAATCATGTATGAGTTTTTTGACCGCTTGGTTTCCATCGTGATTCCCCGTATTCGAGACTTCCGCGGGATTTCCACGGATTCTTTTGATGGCAGGGGAAACTTTTCCATGGGCCTCAAAGAGCAGACCGTTTTTCCCGAGATAGAATTCGATAAAATCGACAACCTGCGTGGGTTGAATATCAATATCATCACCACCGCGCGGAACGACGATGAAGCCCGGGAACTGCTCAAAGAGCTTGGAATGCCTTTCAAGCGTGAAGAAGAATAAGGAGAATGCATGGCAAAGAAATCTTTGATCCTTAAACAACAAAGAAAACCTAAATTTAAAGTCAGGCAATATAACCGCTGCAAGATTTGCGGTCGCCCCAGGGCCTACATGCGCGATTTTGGCATGTGTCGCCTGTGTTTCCGCAAATACGCTTCCTTGGGACAAATCCCGGGAATCACCCGATCCAGCTGGTAAGCAAAGGAGCAATTAAATGAGCGTAAGTGATCCGATAGCTGATGCATTGACCAAGATTCGCAATGCATATCGTGCCGGACATCCGCATGTGATCGTCAAACATAGCCGCATTATTGAGGCTTTGACGAAGATCCTCGCCGAGGAAAACTTCGTAAATAGCGTCCAGGTTCTCGACAGAGATCCTGAGCAAAAAATAAATTATCGCCGCATCCTGGTGAATCTTCGCTATACCAATGATGGTATGCCCATCATTCAAGGTTTGGTGAGGATATCAAAACCTGGACGCCGCGTGTATGTGAAAGCAGACAAAATCCCCAGCGTTTTCAACAATACTGGCTGCGCGGTGATCTCCACCTCTCAGGGTGTGATGGTCGATCGCGACGCCCGCATCAAACGCGTTGGTGGGGAATATATCTGCAAGGTTTGGTAGGAGGTTTAATCAATGTCACGCATAGGTAGAGCTCCTATAAAAATCGATCCGAGCGTCAACGTGGAAATCCAGGAAAACCTGGTTCGCGTGAAAGGAAAGCTGGGCGAACTGCAATATGAAATGCTGCCGGGTATAAGCCTGGAACTGGAAGATGGCATAATCAATGTCAAGCGTGCAAACGACAGCAAATCCCAACGCGCCGTGCATGGCCTCACTCGTGCCCTCATCCAAAACATGGTCATCGGTGTTACCGAAGGCTATTTGAAAACACTCCATTTGATCGGCACTGGATATTCCGCGGAAAGGGTTGGACCCTGGCTGAGGCTCAGTCTGGGTTATGCCCATGATATCTTGCTGGAGATTCCCGAAGGTCTCGAAGTTGAAGCCGAGGCTGTTCCTCGCTCCAAAACGGTGCGTTCGGACCTGCAAAGCATCATCCGCGTTAAAGGAATCGATAAACAACTGGTTGGCCATTTCGCCGCCGAAATTCGTACCTGCCGCCCACCCGAAAATTACAAGGGAAAGGGCATCCGCTATGACAATGAACATGTGACCATCAAAGCCGGCAAAGCCGGAGCATAAAAAGGCAGGGAGTAAACAATGATAAAACCAAGTAACATAGTTAAAAACACCCTGCGCGTTCGTCGTCGTCGCGCAATCCGCAACAGACTGAATGGCACTACTGAGCGCCCGCGCCTGGTGGTTTTTCGCTCTTTGAAACACATTTACGCCCAGATCATTGATGATACAACCGGGAAAACCTTGGTTTCCGCCTCTTCACGCGGCAAGGATGTCGAGATTCCAAAAGGGATCAAGAAAACCGAGCAAGGTTTCCAGGTTGGTCAAAAATTGGGAGAAAAAGCAATTGCTGCCGGGCTTTCGAAGGTTGCCTTCGATCGTGCCGGCTACAAATATCACGGCAGGGTGAAAGCCTTGGCCGAAGGCGCCCGCAAGGCCGGCCTTGATTTTTAAGGAGGAAACTTGAATTACGAACACAATCTGCCCGAGGAAGAAAGACTCGTTGAGACCGTGATCGAGACCAAACGTGTGGCCAAGGTCGTGAAAGGCGGACGTAACTTCAGTTTCACCGCCATAGTCGTTGTTGGCGACCGCGCTGGAAAAATCGGCGTTGGCAACGGCAAGGCCAATGAAATTGCCGACGCCATCCGCAAAGCGAAGGAAAGAGCCACCCGCTCGATGTTTAGTGTGCCCATCATAAACGGGACCATTCCCCATGAGACGATAGCACGCTATGGCGCCAGCCGCGTTATGATGAAACCTGCTTCCCCCGGTACAGGAGTTATCGCGGGAGGAACCACACGCGCCATTTTTGAAGCTGCCGGGATCCAAAATATCCTGTGCAAATCCCTGGGTTCAAACACCCCCACAAACGTGGTGAAAGCCACCGTGAACGGCCTCAGATCCATGCGCACACTGCAAGATATTGCCCGCTTGCGCAACAAGACCGTGGCTGAACTCACCGGAAGGGAGGAAAAAAGTGAAGATTAAAGTCACCCAGGTTCGCAGCACCATAAATCGTAAAGAAAATCATAAACGGATAATCCGTTCCCTGGGGCTGGGATCTCCCGGCAAATCCAGGATTCACAACGATAATCCCTGCATCCGCGGTATGATCAACAAAGTTTCATACCTGGTTACAGTTGAAGAAGTAAAGGGAGAATGATATGCTGACCCTTTCAAATCTTGGCAAACCCGCAGGCCGCAAAGCAAAACGACGCCTTGGAAAAGGCGAAGGCAGCGGCTTGGGAAGGCAATCTGGACGCGGACACAAAGGTCAAAAGTCCCGCGCTGGCGGAAACGTGCCTCCTGGTTTTGAGGGTGGACAAATGCCCATCAACCGTCGCCTGCCGAAGCGTGGCTTCACAAACCCCTTCCGCAAACATTTTCGCATCCTGAATCTTTCCCGCTTGGTTGAGCTGGAAGAAACACAATTCGACGTCGAAAAGCTGGAACTGCTGGGCTTGGTGCCCACCAAGGGCCAAAAAGGGAAATATCCCATCAAGGTTCTGGCCGGCCTGAACGAAGAATTCACCAAAACCGTTCACATCAAGGCACACGCTTTTTCACAGCGTGCCATTGAATTGATTGAAGCGAACGGCGGCAAAGCAGAGGTGGTGTGATTTGTTCAAGACCATCGCGAACATCTTCAGAATCCCGGATCTCAGAAAGAAAATTCTGTTCACCGGGCTCATTCTGGTGCTTTATCGCCTGGGTAGTTTTGTGCCCATTCCCGGGGTCAACGCTGCCGAGCTGAGCTCTTTTTTCCAGAGCCAGTCTGGCGGGCTTTTTGACCTGTTGAACCTCTTCGTGGGTGGAAACATCGAACGTGCCTCCATCTTCGCCTTGGGCATCATGCCCTACATCACGGCATCCATCGTGATCCAGCTTTTGGGAAGCATCATTCCCTATTTTGAAAAGCTGCGCAAAGAAGGCGCCGACGGTGAAAAGAAGATGAACCAGATAACCCGCTATTTCACGGTTGCTCTGGCTGCCTTCAACGCTATCACCATTCTGGTGGGCCTCACAAACATGATGGGAGCCACCGGACCAGTGGTGCCAAATGCCAACTTCCTGTTTTTTCTGACTGGCATGGTAACCCTGATAACCGGAACCATGATAGTGATGTGGCTGGGTGAACAAATCACCGAGTTCGGCATTGGAAACGGCATTTCGCTGATTATCTTTGCCGGTATCATCGCTCGCTATCCGGAAGGGTTTGTCAATATGTTCCGCACCCGTTTCAGCAGCATCGGCGGGATTATCCAATCCCTTTTGGCCGTTGTTGTGATGGTTCTGGTCACCGGCGCGATTATCTTTGTAACTGAAGCCATCCGCAAAATCCCTGTCCAATATGCCAAACGCATTGTGGGCAGAAGGGTTTACGGTGGTCAAAGTACCTACATCCCTCTGCGTGTGAACACTGCCGGAGTTATTCCCATCATCTTTGCCCAGTCCATCCTGATGTTTCCTGCCACGCTCATCACCCTTTTCCAGGGCGGAAACACCGAACCGGGAACCTTCTGGCACCAACTGCGAGTGCTTTTCACCCCCGGTCACTGGGTTTACACCATCATCTACGTGGCACTCATCATATTCTTTGCCTATTTCTATACTGCGCTTGTTCTTAATCCCACCGAAATGGCAGAAAACATGGTGAAATACGGTGGACATATCCCCGGAAAAAAACCCGGTAAAAAGACTGCGGAATACATTTCTTCCGTGCTTACACGTATCACCCTTCCCGGCGCTGTGTTCTTTGCCTTCGTGGCGCTTTTACCCGAATTGATGACCCATATTTTCAAGCTGCCCTTCTACTTTGGCGGAACCGGTCTCATCATCGTGGTTGGCGTCGCTTTGGACACCCTGCGCCAGATCGAATCCCATCTCGTGATGCGTCACTATGACGGCTTCATGAAGAAAGGAAAACTCCGCGGACGCTCCAGTTGATCATGATATTCCGCAAATCTCCCCTCGAACAAGAAAAGATGCGCGCTGCGGGCAAGATCATCGGCCAGTTGCTGGATGAGCTTTCCAGGCGGATTGTGCCCGGGGTGAACACCTGGGATTTGGATGTCTTTGCCTACGATTTCATCGTTTCAAAAGGCGCCAAACCAGCCTTCAAAGGTTATACGGTGCCCGGTCTTTACCCATTTCCGGGAACTTTGTGCACTTCACCAAATTCTGGCATTGTTCACGGAATTCCTTCAAAAAAAGTGGTTCTGCAAGAGGGAGATATCATTGGGATCGACGTTGGCGCCGTGCTGGACGGCTATTATGGAGATGCTGCCCGCACTTACGCGGTTGGAGCGATTTCCACCCAGGCACAAAGACTTATGGATATAACTTCCGAAGCTCTGCGCCGGGGCATCGAAGCCGCCAAACCCGGAAACCGGGTGGGAGATATTTCCCACGCCATCGGTTCCTACGTGAGAGCACAGGGCTACTATGTAGCCGACAATCTCACCGGACACGGAATCGGGCGCCATCTCCATGAAGAGCCCCAGATCCCAAATCACGGAAATCCCGGCAGGGGTCCCCGCCTTCAAAGCGGAATGGCCCTCGCCATCGAACCCATGGTCAACATTGGCACAAATCGAGTCAGGGAAAACGGCTGGGAGTTTTTCACAGCCGACGGCAGTCTCTCCGCCCATTTCGAACATACCATCATCGTTACGGAAGACGAGCCCCGCATCCTGACCCATGCCTGAAGGAGCAAGTATATGAGTAAAGCCGGCGTTATAGAAGTGGAAGGAATCGTGACCGAAGCCCTTCCCAACACCACTTTTAAGGTTCAACTGGAAAACGGCCATGAAATACTGGCCCACAGTTCTGGTAAAATGCGGATGCACTATATCCGCATCCTTCCCGGAGACAAGGTCAAGGTGGAGCTTTCACCTTACGACCTCAGCCGCGGAAGGATTACCTACCGATATAAATAATAAACATTGCAGGAAGTAACTGCACTCTTGCAAGGAGACGATAATGAAAGTGAGATCATCAGTCCGTGTAGTCTGTAAAGACTGTCGGATCATCAAACGCCACGGCGTGATCCGTGTTATCTGCAGTTCCAACCCAAAACACAAACAGAGACAGGGTTAAGGAGGACCAACTTGGCACATATTGCAGGTATAGAAATTCCCAAGAACAAACGCCTGTTCATTGGCCTCACCTATATTTATGGCATCGGCCCAAGCCTTGCCAAGGAAATCTGCCGCAAAGCAAATGTGGACGAAACCAAACTGGTGGGAGACCTTAGCGTCGAAGAAGAGAAAACCATTCGCGACATCGTGCAACACGACTATGCGGTGGAAGGAACACTGCGCACCCAGGTGGCAATGAACATCAAGCGCCTCATGGAAATTGGCTGCTATCGTGGCCAGCGCCACAAACGCGGATTGCCCGTTCGCGGTCAACGCACCCACACAAACGCGCGCACACGCAAGGGCCCCCGCGCCAGCGCCATCAAAAAGAAGAAATAGGAGTGAACCGATAAATGGCAAAGAAAACCAGAACCAAGAAAAAACGCGTCCGTCTGTCTTTTGACGAAGGTATCGTGTTTGTCCACTCCAGCTTTAACAACACCATCGTTTCTCTGGCTGATCGCTCTGGAAACATCCTCACCTGGTCCAGCGGTGGCAGAGTGGGCTACAAAGGCTCACGTAAGGCAACCCCGTTTGCAGCCCAATTGGCCGCTACGGAAGTGTCCAAAGCTGGCATGGAAATGGGAATCACCCGCGTGGGCGTGATCGTAAAAGGACCTGGCAGTGGCAGGGAATCCGCCATCCGCGCGGTGAACGCCTCCGGCCTCAAAGTCACCATGATTAAAGACGCCACACCCATTCCCCATAATGGCTGCCGTCCACCAAAAACCAGAAGGATATAAGAGAGGAAATAATGGCAAGATACACCGGACCACGTGCCAGACTTTGCCGCAAATTTGGCGAAAACATCTTTGGCACCGCAAAATACGACAGGATCCTGAACCGCCGCAAATTCCCTCCCGGACAGCACGGCAGAAATATGCGCCGCAAGCAAAGCGACTATTTCATCCACCTGCGTGAAAAGCAAAAACTTAGAAACATCTACTGCCTCCTCGAACGGCAGTTCAGCAACTATTTTCACAAAGCGGCTAAAATGGGCGGGGTCACAGGCGACAACCTCCTTCAGCTTCTGGAGCGCCGTCTTGACAACACCGTTTACCGCCTCGGCTTTGCCACCACCAGGATGCAGGCTCGCCAATTCGTGAACCATGGACATTTCCAGGTGAACGGAAAAAAAGTGGACATCCCCTCCTACCTTCTGAAGGATGGAGATATCATCGAAGTCCGCCCAAAAAGCAAAGGCATGAAGCCCCTGGTGGAAGCCTGGGACAACTCGGAAGCCAGCTCACCCTACCCATGGCTTTCGGTGGATAAAGACAACATGCGCGGGCAGTTTGAACACATTCCGGCTGCCCAGGAGATCCCCAACACCGTTGACCTGCGCCTCATTGTTGAGTACTACTCCAAATAATCGCTGAACCCAGCAAGGAGTCATTATGCTATACTTGGAACCCCTGCAAATGCCCGAAAACGTGGATTACGACAGGGAAAGCTATTCCCCCCACTATGGCAGGTTCGAGATCGGGCCGCTGGAGCCCGGTTTTGGAACCACGATCGGCAACATCCTGCGCCGGGTGCTTTTATCCTCGGTTCAAGGTTCGGCCGTTCGTTTCGTCCGAATCGAAGGCCTGCACCACGAGTTTTCGCCCATACCAGGCACAAACTCCGATTATATCGACCTGATCCTGCGTCTCAAGCAGTTGGTGGTTTATTCCACTTCCGTGGATGAGGTCACCGTCGTGCTTGAACACAAGGGAAAAGGTGTGGTGACGGCAAACATGATCCAGGACAACCCCAACATCCGCATCATAAACAAAGATCTCTACCTGCTGGAAATAACCGAGGATGTGGACCTGAAAATCGAGATGATAATTGGCAATGGACGCGGCTATGTCTCTGCTTCACAACAGGATATGGAAGATAGATCCGTGGGCTTCATTCCCATCGATTCCATCTATTCGCCCATCCTCAAAGTCAATTTCAGCGTGACCCACCAGCGCGTGAAGGAACGCATGAATTTCGACAAACTCATTCTGGAGATCCATTCAAACGGCTCTGTGGAGCCAATTGTGGCGCTTTTCCTGTCCGCGAAGATTCTGCGCGATATGGTTGGAAAAATCAGCCGTTTTGAAACCGAACCCCAATATATCCGGGAAGTGAAACTGGATCCGGAACTGGAAGAGATGGAGCGCATCCTGGCTTTGCCCGTGCGTGAGATAGAATTAACTGTCCGCGCCGCGAATTGCCTTGCCGCCGCCGAGATTGAAACCATTGGCGAT
This sequence is a window from Candidatus Cloacimonadota bacterium. Protein-coding genes within it:
- the rplB gene encoding 50S ribosomal protein L2 — translated: MGIKKYKPTTPSLRFRTGYTFEEITTDKPEKSLLRPVRKSGGRNNMGRITCRHRGGGHRRHYRVIDFKRNKFGVPAKVATIEYDPNRTARIALLHYVDGEKRYIIAPEGISVGMKVMSGPEAEISLGNAMPLERIPLGSMVHNIELKKGRGGQIARSAGAYGQVVAKDGDYVHVKMPSNDVHLIRKECLATIGQVSNADHTLIQIGKAGRKRWMGIRPTVRGVVMNPHDHPMGGGEGKTSGGRHPVSPWGKPAKGGKTRRTRKYSDKYIVKAVKKR
- the rpsS gene encoding 30S ribosomal protein S19, with product MARSIKKGPFVDDHLLKKVEILNAGTKKSVIKTWSRRSMIIPSFIGHTFSVHNGHKFVPVYVTENMVGHKLGEFSPTRTYRGHKDKKKGR
- the rplV gene encoding 50S ribosomal protein L22 — its product is MEATAKLRFARGSARKARLVLDQIRYKSVPEAQGILRFSRRRAAGPIGKLLDSAVANALVKEPRLDLKQMYVTEAMADSGPQMKRYRPRAHGRAYMIRKQTCHISLEIRKIEE
- the rpsC gene encoding 30S ribosomal protein S3 — its product is MGQKIHPILYRIGVNKDTESIWFAQGSTYVDYLLEDIQIREYIHKRLAQKMVSRVQISRKTSSITIDIHTARPGLVIGKKGEDIDRLRNELNVLINKNRPTPVTVLINIEQIERMWLDARLVGQEIARQLEERVAFRRAMKLAIRNVMRDGAEGVKVQVSGRLGGAEIARTERYKQGRTPLHTLRADIDYAHVEANTTYGVIGIKVWIYKGDILG
- the rplP gene encoding 50S ribosomal protein L16; this translates as MLAPKKVRYRKMMKGRRRGLAWTGSNVDFGDYGLIALEDAFITSRQIEAARIAITRHMKRVGKVWIRIFPDKPITKKPAETRMGKGKGAPEYWVAVVRPGRVLFELEGVDLKVAKEAMRLAAHKLPIKTRMIAREGVEL
- the rpmC gene encoding 50S ribosomal protein L29 — its product is MKMDEIRKMSVEELNARLEELRVELFNLRFQKSKNLLDRPDRMRIVRREIARINTFLNAKEVR
- the rpsQ gene encoding 30S ribosomal protein S17 codes for the protein MAEPRKMIKQGVVVSDKNDKTIVVRVQRQFTHPLYKKTVRRHKKFMAHDENNDANIGDVVQIVEFRPMSARKRWALHKIVERSK
- the rplN gene encoding 50S ribosomal protein L14, yielding MIQAETMLNIADNSGARRAQCIKVLGGTRRKYASVGDVIVVAIKSATPGGKVKKGSVERAVIVRTAKEIRRADGTYIRFSDNAAVIIDEKHDPKGTRIFGPVARELREHAYMKIVSLAPEVL
- the rplX gene encoding 50S ribosomal protein L24, with the translated sequence MKIKKGDYVIVISGEDRGRKGRVLKSFPKVNKVVVEKVHMIKKHSKPSQTNPQGGIISKEAPINASNVMLFNEKLNTVTKPVFKAREGRRVRVCKKTGDEL
- the rplE gene encoding 50S ribosomal protein L5; this encodes MNRIQEQYRKAVVPALEKRFEYKNPHQVPSLNKIVVSMGVGEATQNKALLDNAVKDLEQITGRKPIVTKARKSISNFKLRQGMPIGCKVTLRGEIMYEFFDRLVSIVIPRIRDFRGISTDSFDGRGNFSMGLKEQTVFPEIEFDKIDNLRGLNINIITTARNDDEARELLKELGMPFKREEE
- a CDS encoding type Z 30S ribosomal protein S14, whose amino-acid sequence is MAKKSLILKQQRKPKFKVRQYNRCKICGRPRAYMRDFGMCRLCFRKYASLGQIPGITRSSW
- the rpsH gene encoding 30S ribosomal protein S8 produces the protein MSVSDPIADALTKIRNAYRAGHPHVIVKHSRIIEALTKILAEENFVNSVQVLDRDPEQKINYRRILVNLRYTNDGMPIIQGLVRISKPGRRVYVKADKIPSVFNNTGCAVISTSQGVMVDRDARIKRVGGEYICKVW
- the rplF gene encoding 50S ribosomal protein L6 codes for the protein MSRIGRAPIKIDPSVNVEIQENLVRVKGKLGELQYEMLPGISLELEDGIINVKRANDSKSQRAVHGLTRALIQNMVIGVTEGYLKTLHLIGTGYSAERVGPWLRLSLGYAHDILLEIPEGLEVEAEAVPRSKTVRSDLQSIIRVKGIDKQLVGHFAAEIRTCRPPENYKGKGIRYDNEHVTIKAGKAGA
- the rplR gene encoding 50S ribosomal protein L18; translated protein: MIKPSNIVKNTLRVRRRRAIRNRLNGTTERPRLVVFRSLKHIYAQIIDDTTGKTLVSASSRGKDVEIPKGIKKTEQGFQVGQKLGEKAIAAGLSKVAFDRAGYKYHGRVKALAEGARKAGLDF
- the rpsE gene encoding 30S ribosomal protein S5; amino-acid sequence: MNYEHNLPEEERLVETVIETKRVAKVVKGGRNFSFTAIVVVGDRAGKIGVGNGKANEIADAIRKAKERATRSMFSVPIINGTIPHETIARYGASRVMMKPASPGTGVIAGGTTRAIFEAAGIQNILCKSLGSNTPTNVVKATVNGLRSMRTLQDIARLRNKTVAELTGREEKSED
- the rpmD gene encoding 50S ribosomal protein L30, whose amino-acid sequence is MKIKVTQVRSTINRKENHKRIIRSLGLGSPGKSRIHNDNPCIRGMINKVSYLVTVEEVKGE
- the rplO gene encoding 50S ribosomal protein L15, which gives rise to MTLSNLGKPAGRKAKRRLGKGEGSGLGRQSGRGHKGQKSRAGGNVPPGFEGGQMPINRRLPKRGFTNPFRKHFRILNLSRLVELEETQFDVEKLELLGLVPTKGQKGKYPIKVLAGLNEEFTKTVHIKAHAFSQRAIELIEANGGKAEVV
- the secY gene encoding preprotein translocase subunit SecY; the protein is MFKTIANIFRIPDLRKKILFTGLILVLYRLGSFVPIPGVNAAELSSFFQSQSGGLFDLLNLFVGGNIERASIFALGIMPYITASIVIQLLGSIIPYFEKLRKEGADGEKKMNQITRYFTVALAAFNAITILVGLTNMMGATGPVVPNANFLFFLTGMVTLITGTMIVMWLGEQITEFGIGNGISLIIFAGIIARYPEGFVNMFRTRFSSIGGIIQSLLAVVVMVLVTGAIIFVTEAIRKIPVQYAKRIVGRRVYGGQSTYIPLRVNTAGVIPIIFAQSILMFPATLITLFQGGNTEPGTFWHQLRVLFTPGHWVYTIIYVALIIFFAYFYTALVLNPTEMAENMVKYGGHIPGKKPGKKTAEYISSVLTRITLPGAVFFAFVALLPELMTHIFKLPFYFGGTGLIIVVGVALDTLRQIESHLVMRHYDGFMKKGKLRGRSS
- the map gene encoding type I methionyl aminopeptidase, with the protein product MIFRKSPLEQEKMRAAGKIIGQLLDELSRRIVPGVNTWDLDVFAYDFIVSKGAKPAFKGYTVPGLYPFPGTLCTSPNSGIVHGIPSKKVVLQEGDIIGIDVGAVLDGYYGDAARTYAVGAISTQAQRLMDITSEALRRGIEAAKPGNRVGDISHAIGSYVRAQGYYVADNLTGHGIGRHLHEEPQIPNHGNPGRGPRLQSGMALAIEPMVNIGTNRVRENGWEFFTADGSLSAHFEHTIIVTEDEPRILTHA